A portion of the Chlamydia caviae GPIC genome contains these proteins:
- the tolB gene encoding Tol-Pal system protein TolB: MLRRIFVSTFLVFGIVSLYAKDLEVSVRSEISLLPIHVELKIGPNDAKQQKYLRSLCNTFISDLALGDRLQPSSVKSEALSPPFSIAIVSRYPEIAFTIARGSQNHQQFHSLVLTEDISSNRQKIHEAADKIHYALTKVPGISSGKIVFSLSKNPQDGELKQGELWSVDYDGANLRALTQENSLSITPNWMNIGNCNPYLYVSYKYGIPKIFLGSLENTTGKKVLNLQGNQFMPTFSPRKKLLAFISDTYGNPDLFLQSFSLSKGVMGKPRRVLNETFGTQGNPSFSPDGSKLVFVSNRDGRPRLYIIQIDPEIQTPRLLTKKYRNSSCPSWSPDGKKIAFCSVIKGVRQICLYDLSTGKDYQLTTTPIDKEGPSWAIDSQHLVYSAGNSGESELYLLSLITQKTKKIVIGLGEKRFPSWGGFPNNQ, translated from the coding sequence ATGTTACGACGTATCTTTGTCAGTACTTTCCTTGTTTTTGGGATAGTTTCTCTCTATGCTAAAGATTTAGAGGTCTCCGTACGTTCCGAAATCTCTCTATTGCCTATTCATGTAGAATTAAAAATAGGTCCTAATGATGCAAAACAGCAAAAATACCTACGCTCATTATGCAATACCTTCATTAGCGATTTAGCCCTTGGAGATCGTCTCCAGCCCTCCTCAGTTAAATCTGAAGCTTTGTCTCCACCTTTTAGTATTGCTATTGTTTCTCGTTACCCTGAAATCGCATTTACCATAGCGCGAGGCTCCCAAAATCATCAGCAATTTCATTCTTTAGTACTTACAGAAGATATCTCCAGTAACCGTCAGAAAATACATGAAGCTGCTGATAAGATTCATTATGCCCTCACCAAGGTTCCAGGAATTAGCTCCGGGAAAATAGTTTTTTCATTAAGTAAAAATCCTCAAGACGGCGAGTTAAAACAAGGAGAACTTTGGTCCGTAGACTATGATGGGGCGAACTTACGCGCTCTCACACAAGAAAACTCTTTATCCATCACTCCCAATTGGATGAACATAGGGAATTGTAATCCCTACCTTTATGTTTCTTATAAATATGGCATTCCTAAAATTTTCCTAGGTTCTTTAGAAAACACCACAGGGAAAAAGGTTCTTAATTTACAAGGGAACCAGTTTATGCCGACATTTTCCCCAAGAAAAAAGCTTTTAGCTTTTATTTCCGATACTTATGGGAACCCCGACCTCTTTCTTCAGAGCTTTTCTTTATCAAAAGGCGTTATGGGGAAACCTCGAAGAGTGTTGAACGAAACTTTCGGAACTCAGGGGAATCCTTCTTTCAGTCCCGATGGTTCTAAGTTAGTTTTTGTTTCTAATAGAGATGGTCGACCGCGTCTATACATTATCCAAATAGATCCAGAAATTCAGACACCACGGTTACTCACTAAAAAATATAGAAATAGCAGTTGCCCTTCATGGTCTCCAGATGGTAAAAAAATAGCCTTTTGCTCTGTAATTAAGGGAGTTCGTCAAATCTGTCTGTATGACCTTTCTACTGGCAAAGATTATCAACTAACAACAACTCCTATAGACAAAGAAGGGCCCTCATGGGCTATTGACAGTCAACATCTTGTTTATAGTGCAGGAAATTCAGGAGAGTCAGAACTTTATTTATTAAGTCTGATTACCCAAAAAACTAAGAAAATTGTTATAGGATTGGGGGAAAAACGTTTTCCTTCCTGGGGAGGATTCCCTAATAACCAATAA
- a CDS encoding OmpA family protein translates to MKKKYLGVISCLLLALFALPSCSYPYGDWDTVCEDYQHSKKRKQNFAFVPLYTDDEMNQNFADAYDSKEEQLYKTSSQSVSFRNITFATDSYTIKGEENLAILSSLVRQMQKSPKTTLYIEGHTDERGAAAYNLALGARRANAVKQHLIKQGISADRLFTISYGKEQPVNSGHNELAWQQNRRTEFKVHAR, encoded by the coding sequence ATGAAAAAGAAATATTTAGGCGTTATCAGTTGTTTATTACTTGCGCTTTTCGCCTTACCTTCATGCTCATATCCTTATGGTGATTGGGATACCGTTTGCGAAGACTATCAGCATTCTAAAAAAAGAAAACAAAATTTTGCTTTTGTTCCTCTCTATACCGATGATGAAATGAATCAAAACTTCGCAGATGCTTACGATTCTAAGGAGGAGCAATTATACAAAACGAGTAGCCAATCAGTTTCTTTCAGAAATATTACTTTTGCAACCGACAGCTATACTATTAAGGGCGAAGAAAACTTAGCTATTTTGTCTAGTCTTGTTCGTCAAATGCAAAAATCTCCAAAGACAACTCTGTATATAGAAGGTCATACTGACGAGCGCGGTGCAGCGGCATACAATTTAGCTTTAGGAGCACGACGCGCTAATGCTGTTAAACAGCACCTAATTAAGCAGGGAATTTCTGCAGATCGGTTATTTACTATATCTTACGGAAAAGAGCAGCCGGTAAACTCTGGCCATAACGAACTTGCTTGGCAACAAAATCGTCGTACAGAATTTAAAGTTCATGCACGTTAA
- a CDS encoding LysM peptidoglycan-binding domain-containing protein: protein MSPTDAANKTPSIQAVLAEVEDASAKLLCHESEIQMLADRIDEHDGKIQRLSSIKPESFTKQIQQLEIEQKTLAKTVAVLTSSVKDIQTTLNNKLQEIQKDHKTLSQDIRLLRRSLLALIDGSSPETYTDLSDEIPAHIHVVKPGETLGKIAAKYKISVSELKKLNKLNSDIIYANQKLCLPENKK, encoded by the coding sequence ATGTCCCCTACGGACGCTGCCAATAAAACCCCCTCTATACAAGCTGTACTTGCAGAAGTAGAAGATGCTTCTGCAAAGTTATTATGTCATGAATCTGAAATTCAGATGTTAGCAGATCGTATAGACGAACACGATGGTAAAATCCAAAGACTGTCGTCAATAAAACCAGAATCTTTCACAAAACAAATTCAGCAATTAGAAATCGAACAAAAAACCCTAGCAAAAACTGTTGCAGTCCTTACCTCTTCTGTAAAGGACATCCAAACTACTCTGAATAACAAGCTTCAAGAAATCCAAAAAGACCATAAGACTCTCTCTCAAGATATTCGTCTTTTACGACGTTCTCTTCTAGCTCTCATTGATGGCTCTTCCCCAGAAACCTATACAGATCTTTCCGATGAGATCCCCGCGCATATCCATGTTGTGAAACCTGGAGAAACCTTAGGGAAAATTGCTGCAAAATATAAGATCTCCGTATCAGAATTAAAAAAACTTAATAAGTTAAATTCTGATATTATTTACGCTAATCAAAAGCTTTGTTTACCAGAGAATAAGAAATAA
- a CDS encoding peroxiredoxin: MESLFIGKAAPDFSVQAVVNGEVKNVSLKDYRGKYVILFFYPKDFTYVCPTELHAFQDSLEEFENRGAQIIGCSVDDLDTHKRWLNTDKKAGGVKGITYPLVSDTTHELSKLYGVLDSLSGLSFRGSFLIDKEGIIRHLVINDLPLGRSIDEELRVLDALIFYENHGLVCPANWQQGQKAMAPNEEGLKEYFGTID, from the coding sequence ATGGAATCGCTATTTATTGGGAAAGCTGCCCCAGATTTTTCTGTACAAGCAGTCGTTAACGGCGAAGTAAAGAATGTTTCTTTAAAAGATTATCGTGGTAAATACGTTATTCTTTTCTTTTATCCTAAAGATTTCACTTATGTTTGTCCTACAGAGCTTCACGCTTTTCAAGATTCTTTAGAAGAATTTGAAAATCGCGGTGCACAAATTATTGGTTGTTCCGTTGATGATCTCGATACGCACAAACGTTGGTTAAATACCGACAAAAAAGCTGGTGGCGTTAAAGGCATTACCTATCCCCTAGTTTCTGATACAACTCATGAACTTTCTAAACTCTATGGTGTTTTAGATTCCCTGTCGGGATTATCATTCCGCGGATCTTTCTTGATCGATAAGGAAGGTATAATCAGACATCTGGTCATCAACGATCTTCCTTTGGGTCGTTCTATAGACGAAGAGCTTCGTGTGTTAGACGCTTTGATTTTCTATGAAAATCACGGACTCGTATGTCCTGCAAATTGGCAGCAAGGGCAGAAGGCTATGGCCCCGAATGAAGAGGGGTTGAAAGAATATTTCGGAACTATTGATTAG
- a CDS encoding molecular chaperone GroEL — MSKIFKNRLEGLRALNRGVRALAKAVTSTLGPQGSHVVIKKDHSSPYVTKQGASIAKEIILPDAFENTGLKLIKEAALQMEAQVGDGSTTAIVLTDALFASGLKGVAVGLDPLEIKQGIQLAGAMLDEELAKLVVKISESEDIFHIATSSANHDAAIGKILADAIAQIGIEGVLSIKEGRGTETTLQATRHVGLNSGYLSSYFVTHPETMEVIYEDASILLCNQALSCLNQSFIHFLEQTFQTNRKPLIIIAEDFDPELLSILIVNKLKGNLPVCAIKAPGYGQQCKETLEDIAILTGATLVGDLLGISLSESSLDVLGRVEKIIVKRNTTIFSGGKGNQESLEQRIDYLRQAIVQSSSEMDTQDLEKRLARFVGGVAQIYLGSATENEYKERKIRLESALKAVKAAFKEGCLPGGGVALARAASIIKIPNELPIGVMFGCKCMLQSAEEPLRVLATNCGKDPEYVVDTVLKHADPYFGYNCINDSFENLITSGVFDPFSVTKCALKYSISISCLLLTSSFFIVDSSEKMQNPPLF, encoded by the coding sequence GTGTCTAAAATATTCAAGAATCGACTAGAAGGGCTTAGAGCGTTAAATCGAGGCGTGCGTGCTTTAGCTAAGGCCGTCACCTCTACTTTAGGGCCTCAAGGTTCTCATGTCGTTATCAAAAAAGATCACTCCTCTCCTTATGTTACAAAACAAGGGGCTTCAATAGCTAAAGAGATCATTCTGCCTGATGCTTTCGAAAATACTGGTCTTAAGCTAATTAAGGAAGCTGCATTACAAATGGAAGCTCAGGTAGGAGATGGATCTACAACGGCTATTGTATTAACAGATGCATTATTTGCCTCAGGGCTTAAAGGTGTTGCTGTAGGTTTAGACCCTTTAGAAATCAAACAAGGCATCCAGCTTGCTGGAGCTATGTTAGATGAAGAGCTTGCGAAGCTCGTAGTTAAGATAAGTGAATCTGAAGATATATTTCATATAGCCACAAGCTCAGCAAATCATGATGCCGCCATAGGGAAAATTTTAGCTGATGCTATAGCGCAAATAGGTATCGAAGGAGTCCTTTCGATAAAAGAAGGACGGGGGACAGAGACGACGTTACAAGCTACTAGACATGTGGGATTAAACTCGGGATATCTATCTTCATATTTTGTAACGCATCCAGAGACTATGGAAGTTATCTATGAAGACGCTTCTATCTTATTGTGTAATCAGGCGTTATCTTGCTTAAATCAATCGTTTATTCACTTCTTAGAGCAGACCTTTCAGACAAATCGAAAACCTTTAATTATTATAGCTGAAGATTTTGATCCTGAGCTTCTCTCTATTTTGATTGTTAATAAGCTCAAGGGAAACCTGCCTGTATGCGCCATAAAAGCTCCAGGCTACGGGCAACAATGCAAGGAGACTTTAGAAGACATCGCGATTTTGACAGGAGCTACTCTTGTAGGAGATTTATTGGGAATTTCCTTAAGTGAGAGTAGTTTAGATGTTTTAGGTCGCGTGGAGAAAATCATTGTTAAACGAAATACAACGATTTTTTCTGGAGGCAAGGGAAATCAAGAAAGTCTAGAACAACGTATTGATTATTTACGCCAGGCTATTGTCCAAAGTAGTTCTGAAATGGACACTCAAGATTTAGAAAAGCGTTTAGCTAGGTTTGTTGGCGGAGTCGCTCAAATCTATTTAGGCTCTGCAACAGAAAACGAATACAAAGAAAGGAAAATTCGATTAGAGAGCGCTTTAAAAGCAGTAAAAGCTGCTTTTAAAGAAGGCTGTCTCCCTGGAGGCGGCGTGGCTTTGGCTCGTGCAGCATCTATTATAAAGATCCCTAATGAATTGCCTATAGGTGTGATGTTTGGATGTAAGTGTATGCTGCAATCAGCAGAAGAGCCTCTTAGAGTCTTGGCAACGAACTGCGGGAAAGACCCTGAGTACGTAGTAGATACTGTTTTAAAGCATGCGGACCCTTATTTCGGATATAATTGCATAAACGATTCTTTTGAAAATTTAATTACGTCGGGAGTGTTTGATCCTTTCTCGGTAACTAAATGTGCTTTGAAATATTCTATTTCAATCTCTTGCTTACTTTTGACTAGCTCATTTTTTATTGTAGACTCCTCGGAAAAAATGCAAAATCCCCCTCTTTTTTAA
- a CDS encoding exo-beta-N-acetylmuramidase NamZ family protein translates to MRVIRSFFILLCFFPSLGFSHVAVGLDRIFTDETYLSWIRGKKVTLISHNAAINHEGKDALSVFREHKDLCSLSILCTLEHGYYGTAPAETPGAVPEIQGLRTVSLYGIKDIPECAVQGSDVLIYDVQDIGVRSYTFVSSLLYLVRAAQKYKKTLIILDRPNPMGGRLIDGPIPSQSDYAPEIPYCYGMTPGELALFYKAKYAPQAQVSVVPMQGWKRSMTFSQTGLNWIPTSPQIPNAQTTFFYAATGIIGALSISSIGIGYTLPFRVIGAPWMDGNLVAKKLNDARLPGIKFYPFCYEPFFGKYKMEFCSGVLLILEQPEKFLPMETQCTILGTLKTLYPKQVENAFKTLEKIPLRRTSIQRCLGEEKFLHVCQNERYIIWPLKRLCIEGRTKFENIRKPFLIADYDD, encoded by the coding sequence ATGAGAGTTATACGCTCGTTTTTCATTTTATTGTGTTTCTTTCCTTCTTTAGGATTCTCTCACGTAGCGGTGGGGCTAGATCGTATTTTTACCGATGAAACCTACCTCTCTTGGATTCGTGGAAAGAAAGTGACATTAATTTCTCATAATGCGGCTATTAATCACGAGGGAAAGGACGCCCTATCTGTTTTTCGCGAACATAAAGATTTATGTTCTTTGAGTATCTTGTGCACATTAGAACATGGCTATTACGGTACTGCGCCTGCAGAAACTCCTGGAGCAGTTCCTGAAATTCAAGGATTGCGTACGGTGTCTCTCTACGGTATTAAAGATATCCCTGAATGTGCTGTGCAAGGTAGTGATGTCTTAATCTACGATGTACAAGATATTGGAGTGCGTTCTTATACTTTCGTTTCTTCATTACTCTATTTGGTGCGTGCTGCACAAAAGTATAAAAAGACGTTAATCATATTAGATCGCCCGAATCCTATGGGGGGGAGGTTAATCGATGGCCCCATCCCATCGCAATCAGATTATGCTCCAGAAATTCCTTATTGCTATGGAATGACCCCCGGAGAATTAGCACTTTTTTATAAAGCAAAGTACGCCCCCCAAGCTCAGGTATCTGTAGTTCCCATGCAGGGCTGGAAACGATCTATGACATTTTCTCAAACAGGATTAAATTGGATCCCGACAAGCCCACAAATTCCGAATGCACAAACGACATTTTTCTATGCTGCTACAGGAATTATAGGCGCTTTATCCATATCGAGTATCGGTATAGGCTATACTCTTCCTTTTAGGGTGATCGGAGCACCTTGGATGGATGGAAATCTTGTTGCAAAGAAGTTAAATGATGCGCGATTACCGGGAATCAAGTTCTACCCTTTTTGTTACGAACCTTTTTTTGGTAAATATAAGATGGAATTTTGTTCAGGGGTTTTACTCATATTAGAACAGCCTGAAAAATTTCTTCCTATGGAAACGCAATGTACAATTTTAGGGACCCTAAAGACTCTTTATCCTAAACAAGTAGAGAATGCTTTTAAAACCTTGGAGAAAATTCCTTTACGAAGAACGTCGATACAGCGCTGTTTAGGAGAAGAAAAATTTTTACATGTTTGTCAAAACGAGCGGTATATTATTTGGCCTTTAAAAAGATTGTGTATTGAAGGGAGAACAAAGTTTGAAAATATACGTAAGCCGTTCTTAATAGCTGACTACGATGATTAG
- the rdgB gene encoding RdgB/HAM1 family non-canonical purine NTP pyrophosphatase, with amino-acid sequence MKIVIASCHGYKIRETKTFLKQLGSFDIFSLTDFPNYSAPKEIGCLPEENALAKGLHAAKELNSWVIADDTMLMVPALNGLPGKLSATFAGEDACDKDHRKKLLQEMQSLESIVDRSAYFECCIVLASPEGKFFKARGICEGYISNQEKGSSGFGYDSLFLKYDYKQTFAELSEDVKNQVSHRAKALQKLAPYLQNLLEKQLVSRN; translated from the coding sequence ATGAAGATAGTCATTGCTAGCTGCCACGGTTATAAAATACGAGAAACCAAGACTTTTTTAAAACAATTAGGAAGTTTTGATATTTTCTCATTAACAGATTTCCCTAACTATTCTGCTCCTAAAGAAATAGGTTGCCTTCCTGAAGAAAACGCCTTAGCAAAAGGCCTTCATGCAGCAAAAGAACTCAATTCTTGGGTGATTGCTGATGATACCATGCTTATGGTGCCAGCATTGAATGGGCTTCCTGGCAAACTTTCAGCCACTTTTGCCGGAGAAGATGCCTGCGATAAAGATCACAGAAAAAAACTTCTGCAAGAGATGCAGTCTTTAGAAAGTATTGTAGATCGCTCTGCCTATTTTGAATGCTGTATTGTTCTTGCTTCTCCAGAAGGAAAATTTTTTAAAGCTCGAGGAATTTGTGAAGGCTATATTAGCAATCAAGAAAAAGGTTCTTCAGGGTTTGGTTACGATTCATTATTTTTAAAATATGATTATAAACAAACGTTTGCTGAACTTTCTGAAGATGTGAAAAATCAGGTTTCGCACAGAGCCAAAGCTTTACAAAAGCTCGCTCCTTATTTGCAAAACCTGTTAGAGAAACAGCTAGTCTCTAGGAACTAG
- the ung gene encoding uracil-DNA glycosylase — MQNAFTIDQLPLSWQEQLKTEWSQPYMHKLREFLQSEYSQTTVFPAKDNIFTALKSTPFDSVRVVILGQDPYPGEGQAHGLSFSVPQGVRLPPSLINIFRELQTDLGIENTTGCLQSWADQGVLLLNTVLTVRAGTPFSHAGQGWEQFTDAIVTKLIENRSHVIFVLWGNAARKKCDLLFHSSHKHAILTAPHPSPLAAHRGFFGCSHFSKINYLLKKLNKPMINWKLP, encoded by the coding sequence ATGCAAAACGCCTTTACTATAGACCAGCTTCCTTTGTCTTGGCAAGAGCAGCTTAAAACTGAATGGTCTCAGCCCTACATGCATAAGCTTAGGGAATTTTTACAATCTGAGTATTCCCAGACAACCGTCTTTCCTGCAAAAGACAATATCTTTACCGCATTAAAAAGCACACCTTTTGATTCTGTGCGTGTTGTTATTCTTGGACAAGATCCTTATCCAGGAGAGGGCCAAGCTCATGGATTGAGCTTTAGCGTTCCGCAAGGGGTGCGTCTACCCCCATCCCTAATCAATATCTTTCGTGAATTACAGACCGATTTAGGAATAGAAAATACTACAGGATGTTTGCAATCCTGGGCAGATCAAGGCGTCCTATTGTTAAATACTGTGTTGACTGTACGCGCAGGAACGCCTTTTTCCCATGCTGGTCAGGGATGGGAACAATTTACCGACGCTATTGTTACTAAGCTTATAGAAAATCGTTCCCATGTGATTTTTGTATTATGGGGAAATGCAGCAAGAAAGAAATGCGACTTACTTTTTCATTCCTCGCATAAACATGCGATTTTAACAGCGCCACATCCCTCTCCTTTGGCGGCACATCGGGGCTTTTTTGGTTGTTCACACTTTTCAAAAATTAACTACCTGCTTAAAAAGCTGAATAAGCCCATGATCAATTGGAAGCTCCCATGA
- a CDS encoding ATP-dependent helicase codes for MLTSELNEAQIAAVTSPLSPTLVLAGAGAGKTRVVTCRILHLINEGIAPKEILAVTFTNKAAKELKERILHQCPQAHGSDVPMVCTFHSLGVFILRRSIHALNRENNFIIYDQSDTDKLLKQCLQKFNLKKTLSSSIQYHISQAKNRLLYPEDLDPEEYIDPVVSIYKEYQQRLNETNALDFDDLLFLTVKLFKEFPEIRKEYSELWKALLIDEYQDTNHAQYMMAQTIAGKHHNIFAVGDPDQSIYSWRGANIHNILNFEKDYPRALVLRLEDNYRSYGNILNAANALIQNNVSRLKKDLRSVKGPGEKIRVFLGKTDKEEAEFVAEEIYRLHKRANICLRDICIFYRTNFQSRTFEDALLRRRIPYEILGGLSFYKRKEIQDILAFLRMFSAKCDVVAFDRTVNLPKRGLGPTAISSLIDYALTNNLPMLEACKNALETQAVKLSKKQQEGLRCYLSIFQQLEHAYETLSLNEFVVATIRITGYLQVLKEDPDTFEDRKSNLDELASKTFEWEQQNTEGSLESFLDDLALKSSTDDSELIADRVNLMTIHNGKGLEFRIAFLVGLEENLFPHANSKGNYENLEEERRLCYVGITRAQDLLYLTAAQTRFLWGTVRVMKPSRFLKEIPRDYLIQVH; via the coding sequence ATGCTCACCTCAGAATTAAACGAAGCACAAATTGCAGCCGTCACTTCACCATTAAGTCCTACTTTAGTTCTTGCTGGAGCCGGAGCTGGAAAAACTCGCGTAGTAACATGCCGTATTCTCCACTTAATTAACGAAGGTATAGCTCCTAAAGAAATCCTAGCTGTTACTTTTACTAATAAAGCAGCAAAAGAACTTAAAGAACGCATTTTACATCAATGTCCCCAAGCTCACGGTTCTGACGTTCCTATGGTATGCACGTTCCATAGTTTAGGAGTATTTATCCTACGACGGTCCATACATGCTTTAAATAGAGAAAATAATTTTATTATCTATGATCAAAGTGACACGGACAAGCTTCTCAAGCAATGTTTACAAAAATTTAATCTCAAGAAAACTCTCAGTAGTTCGATACAATACCACATATCTCAAGCAAAAAACCGTCTGCTCTATCCTGAGGATTTAGATCCCGAAGAGTATATTGATCCTGTAGTGTCTATTTATAAAGAGTACCAGCAGCGCTTAAATGAAACTAATGCTTTAGATTTTGATGATCTTTTATTTCTTACTGTGAAACTGTTTAAAGAATTTCCTGAGATCAGAAAAGAATATAGTGAGTTATGGAAAGCTCTTCTTATTGACGAGTATCAAGATACCAACCACGCACAATATATGATGGCGCAGACCATCGCTGGAAAACACCACAATATATTTGCTGTAGGAGACCCTGATCAATCTATCTACTCGTGGCGCGGAGCCAATATCCATAATATTTTAAATTTTGAAAAAGACTATCCTAGAGCTCTTGTCCTACGTTTAGAAGACAATTACCGCAGTTATGGAAACATTCTTAATGCTGCTAATGCTTTAATTCAAAACAACGTCTCAAGATTAAAAAAAGACCTACGCAGCGTAAAAGGCCCGGGAGAAAAAATTCGTGTATTTCTAGGCAAAACAGATAAGGAAGAAGCGGAATTCGTAGCTGAAGAAATCTATCGTCTTCATAAGAGAGCGAATATTTGTCTTCGTGATATTTGTATTTTTTATAGAACAAACTTCCAATCTCGAACTTTCGAAGATGCTTTATTACGTAGACGCATTCCCTATGAAATTCTTGGGGGATTATCTTTCTACAAACGTAAAGAAATTCAAGATATTTTAGCTTTTCTAAGGATGTTCTCTGCCAAATGCGACGTTGTCGCATTTGATAGAACTGTAAATCTTCCCAAACGTGGTTTAGGGCCTACGGCGATTTCTTCTTTAATAGACTACGCTCTTACTAATAACCTCCCTATGTTAGAAGCATGTAAAAATGCTTTAGAAACTCAAGCTGTGAAGTTATCTAAAAAGCAACAAGAAGGCTTAAGATGTTATCTGAGTATTTTCCAACAGCTCGAACATGCCTATGAAACTCTTTCTCTTAACGAATTTGTTGTCGCGACGATAAGAATCACAGGATATCTCCAGGTTTTAAAAGAAGATCCCGACACTTTCGAAGATAGAAAGAGCAACCTTGATGAACTCGCTTCAAAAACTTTTGAGTGGGAACAGCAAAATACAGAAGGCTCTTTAGAAAGTTTCCTAGATGATTTAGCTTTAAAAAGTTCTACTGATGACTCGGAGCTCATTGCTGATCGTGTCAATCTTATGACAATTCATAACGGTAAGGGACTAGAATTTCGGATAGCCTTTCTTGTCGGTTTAGAGGAAAACCTCTTCCCTCATGCAAACTCTAAAGGAAATTATGAAAACCTTGAAGAAGAACGACGGCTATGCTACGTAGGAATCACTAGAGCCCAAGATCTTCTTTATTTAACCGCAGCGCAAACTCGCTTTCTTTGGGGCACAGTTCGTGTCATGAAGCCGAGTCGATTTCTTAAGGAAATCCCTAGAGATTACTTGATTCAAGTACATTAG
- the rpoN gene encoding RNA polymerase factor sigma-54 — MFQQHQKLSQNYLPSLRMQQGLQMLQSPITELASYVLQQIIHNPFFDLSSLEDEEWSVCSSLPSVDAAYSRPESLFSHLLTQVQQTFDRSEDLLIAQHIIGNLSDQGLFLSSTEELSLQLEMPLETIHTVWETIQHFHPLGIASPSLQDYWLLHLEGSAHALAYKIIKEHYSLLINCDFLRIAKKCRCSPSDIRKVLKTALAKIPWCPAEGYASLSHVQPALPDVYVTKKHQIWEIQISSRGLPPIKLNSEVFHIYEQLPKEEKKNLTQQILSAKWLIKNLRKREQTLFSIVETILPHQESFLLGKSSSPKALSVKSLSEELSFHESTIFRAIENKTLAAPIGIIPLKQLFPRAAGDNDSQSKETILQWIHEWIASETTPLSDADISERISQQGIQCARRTVAKYRTQLKILPANKRKAYFEM, encoded by the coding sequence ATGTTTCAACAACATCAAAAACTTTCTCAAAACTACCTTCCCTCGCTGCGTATGCAGCAGGGATTGCAGATGTTGCAATCTCCAATTACTGAACTTGCCTCTTATGTACTCCAACAAATCATTCACAATCCCTTCTTTGATCTCTCTTCTTTAGAAGATGAAGAATGGTCCGTATGTTCTTCTCTTCCCTCTGTAGATGCTGCATATTCTCGTCCGGAATCTTTATTTTCCCATCTTCTCACACAAGTGCAGCAAACATTTGATCGTTCTGAAGACCTGCTCATTGCTCAGCACATTATAGGGAATCTATCAGATCAAGGTCTGTTTCTCTCTTCTACTGAAGAGCTCTCCTTACAATTAGAAATGCCTTTAGAAACTATCCATACTGTTTGGGAAACTATTCAGCATTTTCACCCTTTAGGGATAGCTTCTCCCTCTCTTCAAGATTATTGGCTATTACATTTAGAAGGCTCTGCACATGCTCTTGCTTATAAGATCATCAAAGAACACTACTCTCTTTTGATTAACTGTGATTTCTTACGTATAGCAAAAAAATGTCGCTGTTCCCCTTCAGATATAAGAAAAGTTCTTAAGACAGCCTTAGCAAAAATTCCTTGGTGTCCTGCGGAAGGTTATGCTTCTTTATCTCATGTACAACCTGCGCTTCCTGATGTTTACGTCACTAAAAAACATCAAATTTGGGAAATCCAAATAAGCTCTCGAGGTTTACCTCCTATAAAACTTAACAGCGAAGTATTTCATATTTATGAACAGCTTCCTAAAGAAGAAAAAAAAAATCTCACACAGCAAATTCTCTCTGCTAAATGGCTTATCAAAAATCTAAGAAAACGAGAACAAACCTTATTTTCTATAGTAGAAACTATCCTCCCTCATCAAGAAAGCTTCCTTCTTGGCAAGTCTTCTTCTCCCAAAGCATTATCTGTAAAAAGCTTATCTGAAGAGCTTTCCTTTCATGAATCAACGATATTTCGTGCTATAGAAAATAAAACATTAGCCGCGCCTATCGGGATTATTCCTCTGAAACAGCTTTTTCCACGCGCTGCTGGTGATAACGATTCTCAATCTAAAGAAACCATACTGCAGTGGATTCACGAATGGATAGCTTCAGAGACAACACCTTTATCTGATGCTGATATTAGCGAACGGATCTCTCAACAGGGAATTCAATGTGCCCGTCGTACGGTAGCTAAATACCGCACACAGTTGAAAATTCTCCCCGCGAATAAAAGGAAAGCCTATTTTGAAATGTAA